The nucleotide sequence TGAGAGAGTAGGTTTAATAACCTATATGAGAACAGATTCTACTCGAATTGCAGAAGAAGCCAGGCAGGAAGCGGAAAATTATATAAAGGAACATTTTGGTAAGGATTATGTGGGAAAGGAAAGAAAAGAAAAGAAAAAATTAGGTGTACAAGGAGCTCACGAGGCTATACGTCCCACTTCTGTATTAAGGGAACCCGAAAGTGTCAAAAATTATTTAACCTTAGATGAGTTTAAGCTTTATAACTTGATATGGCATAGATTTTTAGCAAGTCAAATGTCAAATGCTATATATGATGTTTTGGATGTAGAAATTTCAGCAGGAGATTACATTTTTAAAGTAAGAGGTAGAAGTTTGAAGTTTCCAGGGTATTTGATTTTATATAAAGAGGAAGAAGAAGAAAATGAAGAAAATGTTATGTTTCCATTTCCTCTTAAGGAAGATCAGGAATTAATCTTAAAAAATTTGGAGCCAAAACAATTCTTTACACAACCACCAGCAAGATATACAGAAGCAACCTTAGTGAGAACTTTGGAAAAATACGGAATAGGAAGACCAAGTACTTATGCTGTGATTATATCAACATTAAAAGAGAGAAAGTATGTAGTATTAAATAATAAGTACTTAGTACCTACAACCTTAGGAAAAACAGTGAACGATCTTCTTATAAATAAATTTCCCTCTTTAATAAATATAAAGTTTACTGCTCATATGGAGAAAGATTTAGATGAGATAGAGGAAGGGAAAAAAGATAGTGAGGAGGTTTTAAAAGAGTTTTATCCTACTTTTAAAAAAGAATTAGATAAAGCTTATAACGAGACAAAAAAAGTTGAAGTTGCTGAAAAAACGGATAAAGTTTGTCCAAAATGTGGAAGCCCCTTACTGCTAAAGGAGAATAAATTTGGCAAATACTATGCATGTTCGAAATATCCAGAGTGTAGTTATACAGAGCCTATTTATGAATATGCAGAAGGGAAATGTCCAATTTGTGGTGGAGATGTGGTAAAGAGATTTTCAAGGAAGAATAAAGAAAAGCCAAAGGCTTTTTGGGGCTGTATTAACTATCCAAATTGCAATTTTACCTCCTCTTTAGAACCATTGAATGAGAAGTGTCCAAAGTGTGGTAACATTCTTTTGAAAGGGAAGGGATATAAAAAGTGTAGTAATAAAGAATGTGATTATATTGAATGGAATAGGAGGAGTAAAAAGTGGAAAAAGTAATAATTATAGGAGGAGGACTTGCTGGGTGCGAATCCGCCTGGCAGATTGCCAAGAGAAAAATTCCCGTAGAGATATATGAAATGAGACCTAAGGTTATGACTCCTGTACATAAAACAGGTTACTTAGCAGAGCTTGTTTGTAGTAATTCACTAAAATCGAAGGAAATTACAAATGCAAGTGGTTTATTAAAAGAGGAAATGCGACTTCTTGATTCTTTAATTTTAAGAGTAGCTGAAGAGACCCAAATTCCTGCAGGAACCTCTTTGGCAGTAGATAGAGAGCTTTTTGCAAGAAGAGTAGAAGAGATTCTTTCAAGTAACCCTTATGTATCAATAATTAGAGAAGAGATCAAAGAAATACCAAAAGAAGGAATAGTTATAGTTGCTACTGGTCCTCTAACATCTGATGAATTTGCAAAACATCTCCAAGACTTGTTAGATACAGACTTTTTATATTTCTACGATGCAGTATCTCCAATAGTATTAGCTGAATCCTTAGACATGAGGAAGCTTTATTTTGCAAACAGATATGGAAAAGGAGAAGAGGAAGTATATCTAAATGCTCCTATGAGTAGAGAAGAATATTATAGATTTGTAGAGGAATTAATAAAAGCGGATACTGTAGAATCCCATTTCCCAGATGAGGAAAGATATTTTGAAGGATGTTTACCCATTGAGGTTATGGCAAAGAGAGGAGTTGATACCCTTAGATTTGGTCCTATGAGACCTGTTGGTCTTCCAGACCCTCGTACAGGAAAAGAGCCTTTTGCTGTTGTTCAACTACGTCCAGAAAACAAGTATAAGACAATGTATAGTCTTGTTGGTTTTCAAACAAGATTAAAATGGTTAGAACAAAAGAGAATTTTTAGAATGATACCTGGATTAGAGAATGCGGAGTTTGCAAGATATGGAGTTATGCATAGAAATACATATTTTTATTCTCCAAGATTTCTTGAGCCAACTTTACAGTTTAAGAAGGATAAAAGAATATTTTTCGCAGGGCAAATTATTGGAGTAGAAGGATATATGGAATCTGCAAGTACTGGAATTATTGCTGGAATCAATGCATACCGTCTTATAACAGGAAAACCATTGATAACACTGCCCCCAGAAACAATGATAGGAGCATTAATAGGCTATGTTACTTCTCCTATTTCTGTAAAGGATTTCCAGCCTATGAATGCTAATTGGGGGTTAATGCCACCCATTGAAAAGAGAGTAAAAGATAAGAAACTTAGAAATGAGATTTATGCAAAAAGATCTTTAAATACTTTATCAGAAATTATAAAAAGGTTTAATATTTAAAAGCTATGAATGTACATGAGGAGTTAAAAGAATTCTTAAATTATCTAAGGTTTGAAAAAAACTACTCAGAAAATACTGTGAGAAGCTATAAGGCGGATCTTATTGATTTTGCTGAGTATTGTGAAAAATCTGGTCTCTATTTTGCGGATAGGAAAACAATTAGAAGTTTTCTCCACTACTTAGCAGAGAAGGAGTATAAAAAATCAACTTTAGCAAGGAAAATAATAAGTCTTAGAAATTTTATGCTTTACCTTTTAAAAGAGGAAAAAATTAATGAGGATCTTACAATATTTTTATCTACCCCAAAGGTAGATAAAAAGCTTCCAAATTTTTTATCTCAGGAGGAAGTAATAAGGCTTTTAGAAATACCTTCTTTAGATAATTTATTGGAGATTAGAGATAGAGCTATTATAGAGACCTTATATGCTACAGGAATTAGAGTGGGAGAGCTTATTAACATGAAGGATAAAGATATAAATTGGGAGCTTGGAGAGATTAGGGTTTTTGGAAAAAGATCAAGGGAGAGGATAGTAATAATAGGAGAACAAACTCTCAATATTCTCAAGCTATACTTTGATAAAGTAAGACCAAAACTTATTAAAAAGCCAACTGATAGGTTCTTTTTAAATGCCAAAGGAGGACCTCTTACAGATAGAGGGGTAAGATTAATAATTGAAAAATACTCTAAAAAGTTGAATAAGAAATTTACTCCTCACACCTTAAGACACACCTTTGCTACCCATCTCTTAGAGGGAGGGGCAGATTTGAGAGCTGTTCAAGAACTGCTTGGACATGTCAGAATCGCTACAACCCAAATTTACACCCATGTTACAAGAGAACAGATTCAAAAGATATATCTAAAAGCACACCCAAGAGCTAAGAAGGATTCATAAAAAAGGAGGTTTGGAAAATGAAAAAAGGGATTATTATTTTAATTCTAATGTTAATTATAATCAATTTAGGACTTGCAAAGGAAACTTATATCATAGACTTTTCAAAGAAGAGTCCTACTGGAAACCTTGTATATGAATTAGGTAAGGGGACAAGGTTGGAAAGTGAGGATGGTTCTTATCATTTATCTCTCTATAGACCAGAAAGCTATATTAGAGTTTACACTCCTGTAACAAAGGATGAATTACCTTTTAGAGTTATATTGAAACTTTATGCTCTTTCTTTGCAGATTCCTTATTTAGAAACATGGAATCCTTTAGAAATATCTGTAAATGATAAGTTACTTATAAAGGGATGGGACATTGGGGCTGGAATATATGTATCATCCTCTTTTGATATAACATCCCTTTGGCTTAAAGGGGAGACCAACAAAATAGAGATTAGATTAGGTAAAGATGCAAATGGTGAGGTTTGGATTAGGGTTATTGAACTTGGTATCTACAATAAATAAAAGATTATTTCAAAGTCTTTAATTTCAAAAGAATCTTTATCCATAGAAGTGATATAAACCACATTGGAGGGGAGAAAAATCTCATAATTCTCCTCTCCAATGGGATATCCTGTTAAACCAATAAGTATATTTGCTATATCATTTTTATATAATTCCAGAGAGTAACGTTCTTTAGGGGAAAATTTGTGGGTTTTTGATAAAAGACTTAATTCACTATGAATTTTAGGATAGTGGAAAAAATTTATACAAAAGGTTATGGTTTTAATTATTTTTAGATACCAAGATAAAATCTCCCATAGAAAATTTTCCTCTCCTAATTCTTGAAGAGATGGGAAATTAATGCTTTTGGGAATAGGAATATTTTGTAGAAAGATGTACTCTTCTAAATCTTTTGCTATTTTTAGCAAATAGCTTTTAATCTCTATACTATTCGTTAGAAGTTCTTTTCTAAAATCTTTAATTTTATTTATAAGTGATATAAAAGTAAAAAAATCTCTTTTGTTGTTTTTGATCCATTCCTGGAATATTCTTATTTCCATTTGTTCCTTAGAAATTAACGCTTCTTCTCCCTTTTGGAAATAATAAAGATAATACAGAGTCTCTTTTCCCCATTCAAAGGGAAATTCTAAGATATCTATTTTGGGCTTTAAAAATTTTTCAATTATCTTTTTCTCTAAAGCTTTCATCCTTCATTATTTTTTCTAAGTAATCTATAGCTTCTTCTTTACTTTTTACTATTCCCTTCTGCTGAGCCATTAATAATTTATCCTTTAAATAACCAATGAGAGGAGAAGGTTTTAAGTTAAATATCTCCATAATTTCATTTCCTGAAAGGATAGGTTTTAAATCTTTCTTCTCTAAATATATTCTTATTACACTCTTTGCAAAATCCAAAACCTCTATATTCTTATGTATAGATAAATGATCTGCTAAAAATAGAAGTATTAAGCTTATAGTATCCTCTTTCATTTTATTAACAATTTTCAATTTTTCTCCGTTATCTCTAAAAATGAAGGCAGGATATAGATGATATTTTACCAATTTTTTAAGAAGGTCTTTCTCCTTACCACTCAATCTCCATCTTTCTGCTATATTTTCTATCATTAGACTTCCAAGATTTTCGTGCCCATAATAATGAACTTTATTTTTTTCATCTATAAAATATTTTTCCTTTCCTATGTCGTGAAGAAGGACTGCAATCTTTATTAATTCTCTTCTCGTAAACTCATCGTATACTTTTTCATTTAAATGCTCTCGAATCTTATCAGAGTATTCCTCAAAGATTTCATCCAAGTAATAATATAAAAATTCCAGGATGCCTAAGGAAGAAAAGGTATGAATTAGAGGGTTTGTAGAGTGGGGAGGACTCCATGGGATGTTCTCTAAATTGGATAGCTCAGGAAGAATTACTTTTAATACTTTTAATTCATGCATTTTCAGCCATATATAGCTTGTAAAGGGTCCCTTTAAAATTTTGTAAATCTCATTATGGATTCTTTCTCCTTTTACTTTATTTAAATATATGGCATTCTTTGAAATTTCTTTCTGGGTTTGATGATTGATTTTAAAACCTAAGTTGGATGAAAATCTAAATGCCCTAAGTATTCTCAAGGGGTCTTCAATAAGGCTTTTTGATGTACATACATTAATATTTCCCTCTAAGAGATCTTTGATGCCCCTTAATGGATCTATTATTTTGAAGTTATCAAGAAATATTGTTATTGTATTTATTGTAAAATCTCTTCTAATGATTTCTTTTATTAGATTATTCTCAATAGGTGGGGTAAAATCTAATGAATACTCCTCATCATCAATGCCAACATTTATTCTGATATATTTCCTTTCTTCATCTAAAAAGAATATTTTTCCATTAATAACTTTTGAAAACTCTTGTAGTTTAATAAAGTCAAAGGGATAGATGATAAAATCTAAGTCATTGTTTTTTCTACCTAAGAATAGATCTCTAACAAATCCACCTATTAGATATATTCCATCGTTATAGAAATGTTCTCTAATTTTCCAAATAATAAACTTTACCTTTTCGTCAAGGTAGAGCATTGATTGTTTCTTATTAGTTCCAAGATCTCTTTTATTTCATTTTCTTTTAGGGGTCTTGGAAAGTTGTAAGGAGTAATTCTGGGACTTTCATTATAATAAGGTCTATTGCAGTTTGGACAGCCAGAAGTAGTAAAGATTTTTTCAAAGAAGAGAGATGCCTTTTTTATTAGATCTTCCTCAATTATCAGTTTGTCATTATCGAAGGTTAAATCTTCAAATTTTACTAATCTCTCTTTCAAGAGAAATGTTATTAGTTGAATTTTTCTATATGTTAGATAGTCTGGTGGAGATTGATTTTCAAGCCTTGTTCCTGGAATAGGAGTGAATGCAAATAGGGCTATAGTGATATTATTTTGTATGAGTTCATTTATAATCTCAATAGCCTCTTTCTCCTTTTCTCCCAATCCTATAATTATATGAGTAGTGATTTTATGGGGAAATTTTTGGGAAGATTCTATTATAAAAGATAGTCTTTTTGTAAAGCTTTCCCCTTTATACTCTTCAAATTTATTTTTGTTTATAACATCTAAGGAAAGGTTTATCTTGTCTACTCCTAAATTTAAAAACCTTTCTATAGTGTTGAAATCTTCAATAGGAGAGGATATAGATATGGGAATATTAAATTTCTGTAAATTCTTGATTAAATATTCAATAGTATCTTCCCAGTGCACATTTTTTGTGCTTTGAATACATATTCTTTTAAAGGGATTTCTTTTCTCTAAGAGATTAATTAGATAGTCAACTTCTACTGGCGGCCAGGAAATTCTTGAGAGTAAAATTCCACTGCTTTTGCTATCTCTTGCTTGGGTGCAAAAGGCACAATTGTTCAAACATTTTCCAGGGGTAAGAAGATATAGTGTGGTAGGGGAGTCCTCTTTTAATATTCCTTCTTCTAATAATTTCAAACTACCATAAGAAACCCCTATTTTCATACCAGGGCACAGCACTCCTCAAAATATGATTCAATTTTATCTTCCCTTTTTAAAAGTTCTAAGGTGTTTGGGTGAGGTTTTACAATGACCTTAAATCCATATTTAATCGCTAATAGGTCCAATTTTTCTCTATATTCACCTTTTGGACGGACACATCCCATGTAAAACTCTGTATTTTTTAGTTTTTCCCTAGCAAAACCTAAAAATTGATCAATACTTTCAAGGGAAGGTGGACTTACCTTTTCCATAGGTGTACCTTTTATAGGAGTAAATACGATAAAGATTAATTTTTTGATCGTAAAATTTTGCAAATAATCTACTATTTCATACTCATCATCTATGATTCCATTGTTTATTCCTATTATTATATGGGGACTTACTGAAAAATTATCAATAAGTAGTTCAAAGGCTTTTTTATAGTCTTCTTTATCTTTATTTAGATGAAAGATATTATGTATTACATCATTACTAAGCACAATATCAAAGGATACCTCATCTATTAATCCTTTTAGTTTTTCAATATCCTTCTCATCCACAAGTCCTAAATGGGCGTTTATTCTAAATCCTCTCTCCTTTAATTTCTTTATATAATCTACAGGAATATTAATAAGCTTACCTTCACTATCAAATCCTCCACTGATCAAAACGCTTTTATATTTCTGATTATTGTAATTATTACTTGGAGAATGCATGAACTTTAGGAAATGACCTTTACAGTGATCACATTGAAGACTACAATATTCTCCTGATGTACTTATAGTCAGGGTTTTTAAGGGATTTACAACTACTATTCCCATTTTACCTTTAGCTGTTTTGCAGCAAGTGCCTCATCCAATCTTCCAACAGGTGTATTATGAGGAGCATTTTTAACAGTTTCAGGATCCTTTTTGCTTTCTTCATCTATCTTTTTTAGAATCTCTATGAATTCATCAAGTACATACTTGGGCTCTGTTTCTGTTGGTTCTATCATAAGGGTTTCCTCAACAATTAGAGGGAAATAAATGGTAGGTGGATGTACTCCAAAGTCTAAAATCCTTTTTGCAATATCTAAGGTTTTAACTCCTCTTTCTTTTTGTTTTTTTCCAGATAATACAAACTCATGCTTACAAATATCTGGATAGGGGAGATGGTAAAATTCTTTTAACTTTTCCTTCAAATAATTTGCATTTAAAACTGCCATCTCGGTTGTTTTTTTCAATCCCTCATGCCCTAAAAGTCTTATGTATATATATGCTTTTAATAGAACTGAGAAGTTGCCATAGAAAGTTCTTACTCTTCCTATACTTTTAGGTATATTGTAGTTTAGAAAGTATCTTTCTCCATCAAAATCTACCGTTGGTTTTGGTAGGAAGTTTGCAAGGTGTTTTTTAACTCCTACAGGACCAGCTCCAGGTCCTCCACCTCCATGGGGAGTAGAGAAGGTCTTATGCAGATTTAGATGTACCACATCAAATCCCATATCTCCAGGTCTTGCGTATCCCATTATTCCATTAAGATTTGCCCCATCATAGTATAATAATGAACCATTCTCGTGCATAATTTCTGCTATTTCCAAAATATCCCTTTCAAATAATCCTAAGGTATTTGGATTTGTTAACATTAGTACGGCGGTATCTTTATTTACATACTTTTTAAGTATTTTAGGATTTACAAGTCCCCTCTCATCGGATGGAATTTCAATAGTTTCGAAGCCTGCCATAGAAGCACTTGCAGGATTTGTCCCATGGGCAGAGTCTGGAACAAGGACTATATGTCTATCTTCCCCTTTATCCTCTAAATAGGCTTTTATAATTAAAAGTCCAGTAAGCTCTCCATGGGCACCAGCGGATGGCTGAAAGGTGAACCTTTCCATCCCTGTAATTTTGCAAAGTAACTGTTCTAATTGATAAATAATTTTTAAAGAGCCTTGACTAAGTTTCTCAGGAGTGTAAGGATGAAGTTCTGTAAATCCATTAAGTCTTGCTAATTCCTCATTTATTTTGGGATTATACTTCATTGTACAGGAGCCTAATGGGTAAAATCCTATATCTACCCCATAATTTCTTAATGCTAAGTTTGAAAAATGTCTTATTACTTCAACCTCACTAATTTGGGGAAGAGGTAGATCTTCTCTAAGGAGTTCTTTAGGTAATTCCTCATCAGGCTTAAAATCAACATCTTCAGGTAAATTTATAGTCTCTCGATCTTCATTGGATAATTCCTTTATTAAAGGAACTTCTCTCATCTTAATACCTCTCTTAGTTTATTTACAAAGTAATTTATTTCTTCTTTTGAATTCATCTCAGTAAAAGCTAAAAGTATTTCTTTTTCCCTTACTGGGTAGAAGTTGGAAAGCAAGACTCCGGGTAGTATTTTTATATTCATAAGCTCTTCGTATACATCCTTTGCACTTTTATTTAGTCGGATTACAAATTCATTAAAGAAATAGCCTGAATATGGGAAATCAATTCCAGGAATCTCAGAAAGTTTTTTATGGGCATAATGGGCTCTATCAAAACAAATTTCTGCTATTCTTTTTAGTCCCTTTTTCCCTAATAAAGAAAGATAAACAGTACTTGCTAAAGCTGTTAAGGCTTCGTTACTACATATGTTTGAGGTTGCCTTTGCTCTTCTTATGTGTTGCTCTCTTGCTTGTAAGGTTAATACAAAACCTCTTTTTCCATTCTTATCAATGGTTTCCCCTACAATTCTACCTGGTATCTGTCTTATAAATTCCTTTTTTGTAGCAAAAATCCCTAAATAGGGTCCTCCAAAGTTTAGACTATTACCAAGAGCTTGACCTTCTCCTACCACTACATCTGCATTATAATCCTTTGGGGGTTTTAGAATACCAAGTGATATAGGATATACTATTGAAATGAGCAGAGAATTATTTTCGTGGACAATACCAGAAATTTTATCTATATCCTTTTCTATGACTCCAAAAAAATTGGGATTTTGAATAATAACAGATGAGGTGTTTTCGTTTAATATTTCTTTTAGCTTATTAAGATCAGTTTCTCCTCTTTCGTTGAGTGGAATTTCTTTAATATTTAGTTTTAACGATTTTAAATAAGTTCTTAGTACCTCTTTATATTCTGGATGAACCCCTTCTGAGATAATCACATCTTTTCTTCCATTAATTCTATAAGCCATTAATGCAGATTCTGCAGTACCTGAACCAGCCTCGTAAAGGGATGCATTTGCAACATCCATTCCTGTTAAATCACATATTAGGCTTTGATATTCAAACATTGCCTGCAAAAATCCCTGACTTATCTCAGGTTGATACGGTGTATAGGATGTATAGAAAGAAGGATATGAAATTATCTCTTTAACAACAGGTGGAATATAATGGTTATAGGCTCCTCCACCTATAAAGGAGATAAAATCAGTTTTATTTTCCTGAGAAATATTAAGGATTTCTTTTTTTAGCTCAATTTCTGATATAGGTGGAGGAAGCAGAAAGTTTTTATTTGCAAGCTCTCTTATTTCTTCTGGAATGTCTAAGAAAAGTTCCTCAATACTTTCTACTCCAATTTCTTTTAGCATTTCTTCAATTTCTTTTTTCGTGTGAGGAAAGTATGTCATCTTACTCCCCTATAAAGGATTTATACTCCTCCGCAGATAATAAAGTTTCATACTCACTTGGATTTGATAGCTCAATTACTGCTATCCATCCCTTTTCATAAGGATCTTCGTTTAAAAGTTCGGGCTTTGTTTTTAGCTCCTCGTTAACTTTTACTACCTTTCCTGATAATGGTGAGTAAACCTCAGAAGCAGTCTTTACAGATTCTACCGTTGCTAAAATATCACCTTGTTTTACCTCTTTTCCAATGGAGGGAAGATCAACATAAACTACATCTCCTAACTCATTTTGAGCATGATAGGTTATACCAATGATAGCATTATTCCCGTCCAATTTTGCCCATTCATGCTCCTTTGAATATTTTCTATCCTCTGGATACATTTTATTTCACTCCTTTCTTTATTGATGTATTTTTTACAAAAGGTAATTTAACTAAGTTTATTTTAACTCTTTTATTTCTTATTTCAACTATCATATCTTCTTTAATCTCTTTTACATATCCTATTGCTATTCCTTTCTTTAATATGGGAGAATATGAGCCACTTGTTACATATCCAATTTTCTCATCATTATAAAATATTCCATAATTTTGTCTTGGTATTCCCTCATCTACATAAAAGGCAATCTGCCTTTTACTTGGACTATCCTTTAATTGTAAAAGAGAAGTTTTTCCAATGAAATCTATGTCCTTATCTAATTTAACCACAAAGGATAGATTTGCTTCCCAAGGAGTAGTATT is from Dictyoglomus sp. NZ13-RE01 and encodes:
- a CDS encoding DNA topoisomerase I; the protein is MSKELKLVIVESPAKAKTIEKILGKDFKVVASYGHIRDLPEKEMGVDVDDNFKPKYKVLPGKEKVIKELKTLSKSATHLYLATDPDREGEAIAWHIVETLKLDSDEYSRIEFHEITPRAIKLALQSPRKLDWNKIKAQQTRRILDRLVGYELSPFLWDKVRKGLSAGRVQSVALRLICEREKEIESFVPEEYWEIYAYLTNSDKKKEIKAKLFSYKGKEVNIKDEETALKIIEEIKNEHFIVKSLTPKEEKKSPPLPFITSTLQQSASKLLGFPVEKTMRIAQKLYEGVDIGSERVGLITYMRTDSTRIAEEARQEAENYIKEHFGKDYVGKERKEKKKLGVQGAHEAIRPTSVLREPESVKNYLTLDEFKLYNLIWHRFLASQMSNAIYDVLDVEISAGDYIFKVRGRSLKFPGYLILYKEEEEENEENVMFPFPLKEDQELILKNLEPKQFFTQPPARYTEATLVRTLEKYGIGRPSTYAVIISTLKERKYVVLNNKYLVPTTLGKTVNDLLINKFPSLINIKFTAHMEKDLDEIEEGKKDSEEVLKEFYPTFKKELDKAYNETKKVEVAEKTDKVCPKCGSPLLLKENKFGKYYACSKYPECSYTEPIYEYAEGKCPICGGDVVKRFSRKNKEKPKAFWGCINYPNCNFTSSLEPLNEKCPKCGNILLKGKGYKKCSNKECDYIEWNRRSKKWKK
- a CDS encoding methylenetetrahydrofolate--tRNA-(uracil(54)-C(5))-methyltransferase (FADH(2)-oxidizing) TrmFO, with translation MEKVIIIGGGLAGCESAWQIAKRKIPVEIYEMRPKVMTPVHKTGYLAELVCSNSLKSKEITNASGLLKEEMRLLDSLILRVAEETQIPAGTSLAVDRELFARRVEEILSSNPYVSIIREEIKEIPKEGIVIVATGPLTSDEFAKHLQDLLDTDFLYFYDAVSPIVLAESLDMRKLYFANRYGKGEEEVYLNAPMSREEYYRFVEELIKADTVESHFPDEERYFEGCLPIEVMAKRGVDTLRFGPMRPVGLPDPRTGKEPFAVVQLRPENKYKTMYSLVGFQTRLKWLEQKRIFRMIPGLENAEFARYGVMHRNTYFYSPRFLEPTLQFKKDKRIFFAGQIIGVEGYMESASTGIIAGINAYRLITGKPLITLPPETMIGALIGYVTSPISVKDFQPMNANWGLMPPIEKRVKDKKLRNEIYAKRSLNTLSEIIKRFNI
- a CDS encoding recombinase, producing MNVHEELKEFLNYLRFEKNYSENTVRSYKADLIDFAEYCEKSGLYFADRKTIRSFLHYLAEKEYKKSTLARKIISLRNFMLYLLKEEKINEDLTIFLSTPKVDKKLPNFLSQEEVIRLLEIPSLDNLLEIRDRAIIETLYATGIRVGELINMKDKDINWELGEIRVFGKRSRERIVIIGEQTLNILKLYFDKVRPKLIKKPTDRFFLNAKGGPLTDRGVRLIIEKYSKKLNKKFTPHTLRHTFATHLLEGGADLRAVQELLGHVRIATTQIYTHVTREQIQKIYLKAHPRAKKDS
- a CDS encoding poly-A polymerase, coding for MLYLDEKVKFIIWKIREHFYNDGIYLIGGFVRDLFLGRKNNDLDFIIYPFDFIKLQEFSKVINGKIFFLDEERKYIRINVGIDDEEYSLDFTPPIENNLIKEIIRRDFTINTITIFLDNFKIIDPLRGIKDLLEGNINVCTSKSLIEDPLRILRAFRFSSNLGFKINHQTQKEISKNAIYLNKVKGERIHNEIYKILKGPFTSYIWLKMHELKVLKVILPELSNLENIPWSPPHSTNPLIHTFSSLGILEFLYYYLDEIFEEYSDKIREHLNEKVYDEFTRRELIKIAVLLHDIGKEKYFIDEKNKVHYYGHENLGSLMIENIAERWRLSGKEKDLLKKLVKYHLYPAFIFRDNGEKLKIVNKMKEDTISLILLFLADHLSIHKNIEVLDFAKSVIRIYLEKKDLKPILSGNEIMEIFNLKPSPLIGYLKDKLLMAQQKGIVKSKEEAIDYLEKIMKDESFREKDN
- a CDS encoding radical SAM protein, with amino-acid sequence MKIGVSYGSLKLLEEGILKEDSPTTLYLLTPGKCLNNCAFCTQARDSKSSGILLSRISWPPVEVDYLINLLEKRNPFKRICIQSTKNVHWEDTIEYLIKNLQKFNIPISISSPIEDFNTIERFLNLGVDKINLSLDVINKNKFEEYKGESFTKRLSFIIESSQKFPHKITTHIIIGLGEKEKEAIEIINELIQNNITIALFAFTPIPGTRLENQSPPDYLTYRKIQLITFLLKERLVKFEDLTFDNDKLIIEEDLIKKASLFFEKIFTTSGCPNCNRPYYNESPRITPYNFPRPLKENEIKEILELIRNNQCSTLTKR
- a CDS encoding radical SAM protein, producing MGIVVVNPLKTLTISTSGEYCSLQCDHCKGHFLKFMHSPSNNYNNQKYKSVLISGGFDSEGKLINIPVDYIKKLKERGFRINAHLGLVDEKDIEKLKGLIDEVSFDIVLSNDVIHNIFHLNKDKEDYKKAFELLIDNFSVSPHIIIGINNGIIDDEYEIVDYLQNFTIKKLIFIVFTPIKGTPMEKVSPPSLESIDQFLGFAREKLKNTEFYMGCVRPKGEYREKLDLLAIKYGFKVIVKPHPNTLELLKREDKIESYFEECCALV
- a CDS encoding glycine dehydrogenase (aminomethyl-transferring) (acts in conjunction with GvcH to form H-protein-S-aminomethyldihydrolipoyllysine from glycine; forms a heterodimer with subunit 1 to form the P protein) produces the protein MREVPLIKELSNEDRETINLPEDVDFKPDEELPKELLREDLPLPQISEVEVIRHFSNLALRNYGVDIGFYPLGSCTMKYNPKINEELARLNGFTELHPYTPEKLSQGSLKIIYQLEQLLCKITGMERFTFQPSAGAHGELTGLLIIKAYLEDKGEDRHIVLVPDSAHGTNPASASMAGFETIEIPSDERGLVNPKILKKYVNKDTAVLMLTNPNTLGLFERDILEIAEIMHENGSLLYYDGANLNGIMGYARPGDMGFDVVHLNLHKTFSTPHGGGGPGAGPVGVKKHLANFLPKPTVDFDGERYFLNYNIPKSIGRVRTFYGNFSVLLKAYIYIRLLGHEGLKKTTEMAVLNANYLKEKLKEFYHLPYPDICKHEFVLSGKKQKERGVKTLDIAKRILDFGVHPPTIYFPLIVEETLMIEPTETEPKYVLDEFIEILKKIDEESKKDPETVKNAPHNTPVGRLDEALAAKQLKVKWE
- a CDS encoding glycine dehydrogenase (aminomethyl-transferring), which gives rise to MTYFPHTKKEIEEMLKEIGVESIEELFLDIPEEIRELANKNFLLPPPISEIELKKEILNISQENKTDFISFIGGGAYNHYIPPVVKEIISYPSFYTSYTPYQPEISQGFLQAMFEYQSLICDLTGMDVANASLYEAGSGTAESALMAYRINGRKDVIISEGVHPEYKEVLRTYLKSLKLNIKEIPLNERGETDLNKLKEILNENTSSVIIQNPNFFGVIEKDIDKISGIVHENNSLLISIVYPISLGILKPPKDYNADVVVGEGQALGNSLNFGGPYLGIFATKKEFIRQIPGRIVGETIDKNGKRGFVLTLQAREQHIRRAKATSNICSNEALTALASTVYLSLLGKKGLKRIAEICFDRAHYAHKKLSEIPGIDFPYSGYFFNEFVIRLNKSAKDVYEELMNIKILPGVLLSNFYPVREKEILLAFTEMNSKEEINYFVNKLREVLR
- the gcvH gene encoding glycine cleavage system protein H; this translates as MYPEDRKYSKEHEWAKLDGNNAIIGITYHAQNELGDVVYVDLPSIGKEVKQGDILATVESVKTASEVYSPLSGKVVKVNEELKTKPELLNEDPYEKGWIAVIELSNPSEYETLLSAEEYKSFIGE